The Fulvivirga maritima genome segment AAAAAAATCTAAATAATAGAGCAATACTAGAATTAACCATACTATTCTCAATAAGATGAAGTTTAGAAAAGCAGGCACTTCATTTTTGAAAATTACTCTTAAGTAAGCATCAAAAAGATTGAAAAAGATTAATGAAGAGAAGAATGGTATCACCAAATAAAAGTATTTGGTAAAGAGCTTTGATTTTTCTGAGTATGTAGCAATAAAATAGTCTTTAAAAAGAAAAAGTGAGGCTGTAGCTAGAATTAGCCCAAAAACACTAATCAACAAACCGATTGATAAGCTAATATTTTTCTTTTCGTTTTTAATATGAGGATGAAAGCGCACCAAAATATTACCTGTTCCTAGCTGGGCGAATTGTGCTACAACAGATGATGCCGACATTAGAATTCGGGTAAGTCCTAATTCTTCTTCTGTTAAAATATTAGGAAATATTAGGATGGTGTTAACGTAACCTAATCCAATACCTATAAATAAAATGATCGAAAAATTAAGACTACTTTTACTAACTATGCCCAAGGGAGAGTGAATTCTTTAAAATGCAAAATTATGATAAGTTTGTAGTATACAAGTATTCTCAGGTTAAATTTATCTTTACTCTAATAAAATGAATGTTTTTTTGTCTGTGTATGCCATTGTAGTGAGTTATAATGGAAAGCAATGGCTGGAAAAGTGCTTATCTAGCTTGCAAGGCAGTGAGTACCCGGTATCCATTATCGTGGTGGATAATGGATCTACTGATGGAAGCGTTGAATTAATAAAAAGGAAATTTTCAAATGTTAAACTTATTGTTAGTAAGGATAATCTGGGATTTGGAAAAGCCAATAATCTAGGCATAAAACATGCCTTGTTAAATAATGCAGACTTTGTTTTCTTACTAAATCAGGATGCATGGGTAAAAAAAGATTGTATAGGTAAGTTGGTGGATTGTTCTCTTAGAAATGGGGATGCCGGTATAGTGAGTCCTGTGCAAATGGATGGGTCTGGGATGAGAATGGATAATAAATTCAAGCAACATGTTGAGAAATATTTGATTGAAGGTGATATTTCTGAGCTTGACCAGGAGTTTATTAATACTACTGCTAAAGTAGAATTTGTAAACGCTGCAGCTTGGTTAATTAAAGTTGACTGTATTCTGCAGGTTGGGGGCTTTAACCCGTTATTCCCACATTATGGAGAGGATAATGAATATACAGGCAGAATTCATTATCATGGTTATAAATTATACGTACAAGCAGGAGCCTTGATTAATCATGATAGAGATCAAAAGGAGGACGATTTTGGTTATATAGGGTGGAAGAACAGGGAGTATGTATCCTTTATGAAACACCTTTTAAATATTAATAAATCTTATACATCATGTGTGTGGGTGTGTATTGATAAATTTGCCAGAGAGGTGATTTACTTTACCATAAAAGGTAAATTAGCCCATGTATTTGGAGAAATAGCTGCTTCTCTTAAAATATTGGTTCGTTTAAATGCTTTAAAAAGGAATAGAGAAGAGGCTAAAAAAACAGGAGTATTTTTATGAGGATAGGAATGTTTTTAGATACCAACTTCCCCCCAGATTCAAGGGTGGAAAATGAAGCAGTAAGTTTAATAGAGGCAGGTCATGATGTCTATTTGTTTTCACTCAATTATGATAAAAGAAAAAACGAGGAG includes the following:
- a CDS encoding glycosyltransferase family 2 protein; translation: MNVFLSVYAIVVSYNGKQWLEKCLSSLQGSEYPVSIIVVDNGSTDGSVELIKRKFSNVKLIVSKDNLGFGKANNLGIKHALLNNADFVFLLNQDAWVKKDCIGKLVDCSLRNGDAGIVSPVQMDGSGMRMDNKFKQHVEKYLIEGDISELDQEFINTTAKVEFVNAAAWLIKVDCILQVGGFNPLFPHYGEDNEYTGRIHYHGYKLYVQAGALINHDRDQKEDDFGYIGWKNREYVSFMKHLLNINKSYTSCVWVCIDKFAREVIYFTIKGKLAHVFGEIAASLKILVRLNALKRNREEAKKTGVFL